In Clostridium botulinum BKT015925, a single window of DNA contains:
- a CDS encoding replication initiator protein A: MSEVKNNKSLKPQSFIMDINFLEAPFFLFNQNTKAITVKDLKDNSDITDEVRHILNLHTNDNGEVKYFSWNDSKGLKREMMAISVFSLPRKFTMDVWYGIVGLYIKKSGPIMYNQENSAFDIQSDKLYFTLYELAKFMKLTTGGANIRKIKDAIRQLDATQYLSFSNGSIYDKKNEEYVKSKEKGLRLIVNYEFNSEKKKSSSKTNDNKCWVQLNSLVVDNIKHEFIKYLNAETYFTLPSGLTRGLYTYLEGNKYSTNGMLIYIKRNFDVLANKIPIEYRFNSDLKRRLKKPLQNLIKHDIISDYFYGDEDIINQKEHCIYFIFKGKKEELIKNLRQKYQKQLQIAMDNEFEDTSTTDFTMSIPKNLDVALIEIGFSEKVISQLYKDYDKWDIVKYIIWLQKQQFESNETIKNPAGLLMFALIGNVNLKIGYTDIIDFVDMEKEKLKQSKLSREEILQNAYEKYVNDEIDKFKNEDIGTYNIIYQNTLINIESQEEAQIAQLKLLEKNEGIEMPSLKLWEEFRNKKEDSKLFKKNFTNSIKVFRGIMTFEEFKVDFNK, translated from the coding sequence ATGAGTGAGGTTAAAAATAATAAATCCTTAAAACCACAATCTTTTATTATGGATATTAATTTTTTAGAAGCACCATTTTTCTTATTTAATCAAAACACAAAAGCTATAACAGTTAAGGATCTAAAGGACAATTCTGATATTACAGATGAAGTAAGACATATTTTAAACCTACATACTAATGATAATGGTGAAGTAAAGTATTTTAGTTGGAATGATAGTAAAGGTTTAAAAAGAGAGATGATGGCTATATCTGTTTTCAGTCTTCCACGTAAATTTACTATGGATGTATGGTATGGTATTGTTGGATTATATATAAAGAAATCAGGTCCTATAATGTATAATCAGGAAAACAGTGCTTTTGATATACAAAGTGACAAGCTTTATTTTACTTTATATGAATTAGCTAAATTTATGAAACTAACAACTGGTGGTGCAAATATAAGAAAAATAAAGGATGCTATAAGACAGCTGGATGCAACTCAATATCTATCTTTTTCTAATGGGAGTATCTATGATAAGAAAAATGAAGAGTATGTAAAAAGTAAGGAAAAGGGATTAAGATTAATTGTAAATTATGAATTTAATTCGGAAAAGAAGAAATCCTCTTCAAAAACTAATGATAATAAGTGTTGGGTTCAATTAAATAGTCTTGTAGTTGATAATATAAAACATGAATTTATCAAATATCTTAATGCGGAGACTTATTTTACATTACCATCAGGTTTAACTCGTGGTTTATATACTTATCTTGAAGGAAATAAATATTCAACTAACGGTATGCTAATTTATATAAAAAGAAATTTTGATGTACTTGCAAATAAGATTCCAATAGAATATAGATTTAATTCTGATTTAAAAAGAAGACTTAAAAAACCTCTACAAAACTTAATAAAACATGATATTATATCAGATTATTTCTATGGGGATGAAGATATTATAAATCAAAAGGAGCATTGTATTTATTTCATTTTTAAGGGAAAAAAAGAGGAACTTATAAAAAATTTACGTCAAAAATATCAAAAACAATTACAAATAGCAATGGATAATGAGTTTGAGGATACTAGTACTACAGACTTTACTATGAGTATTCCAAAGAATCTTGATGTTGCTTTAATTGAGATAGGATTTAGTGAAAAAGTAATAAGTCAATTATATAAGGATTATGATAAATGGGATATAGTGAAATATATTATATGGCTACAAAAACAGCAATTTGAAAGTAATGAAACTATAAAAAATCCAGCAGGATTGTTAATGTTTGCATTAATAGGAAATGTAAATTTAAAAATAGGATATACAGATATTATTGATTTTGTAGATATGGAAAAAGAAAAGCTTAAACAAAGTAAACTTTCACGTGAAGAGATTCTACAAAACGCTTATGAAAAGTATGTAAATGATGAAATTGATAAATTTAAAAACGAAGATATAGGAACTTATAATATAATTTATCAAAATACTTTAATAAATATAGAATCTCAAGAGGAAGCTCAAATAGCTCAGCTTAAGTTACTTGAAAAAAATGAAGGAATAGAGATGCCTAGTTTAAAATTGTGGGAAGAATTTAGAAATAAAAAGGAAGATTCAAAGTTATTTAAAAAGAACTTTACTAATAGCATAAAGGTGTTTAGAGGTATTATGACTTTTGAAGAATTTAAAGTTGATTTTAATAAATAG
- a CDS encoding DUF5412 family protein, with the protein MTKYRITIITFLLIYICFMLTSCGDICGNKIVKTINNYNNKYVVIGFIRDGGATTAFSPQVSILKKGEKFKDSTSGNVFIGNKSDYIDIEWKNETTLLIKYKCSEEDVMKKETKFKNINIEYEKLQDY; encoded by the coding sequence ATGACTAAATATAGAATTACTATAATTACTTTTTTACTAATATATATATGTTTTATGTTAACTTCATGTGGTGATATATGCGGAAATAAAATTGTAAAAACAATAAATAATTATAACAATAAATATGTTGTAATAGGTTTTATTAGGGATGGTGGGGCCACAACAGCCTTTAGTCCTCAAGTTTCTATATTAAAGAAAGGTGAAAAATTTAAAGATTCAACTAGTGGTAATGTATTTATAGGTAATAAATCTGATTATATAGATATTGAGTGGAAAAATGAAACTACTTTGCTTATAAAGTATAAATGTTCTGAGGAAGATGTGATGAAAAAAGAAACTAAATTTAAAAATATAAATATTGAATATGAAAAATTACAAGATTATTAA
- a CDS encoding IS256-like element ISCbo4 family transposase: MRNFEVPDFDYKEEVKKCKSLDDVMGKNGLIQRMLKDVIQNILEAEMEDHLGRDKYERNSENNSKNYRNGYSKKNIRSSFGDIDVDIPRDRNAEFEPKVIKKYETVCNELDKKVIGLYARGMSTRDIQAEIEDLYGITISPSMVSKITDKVIGAATAWQNRTLDRIYPIVYMDAMHFKVRDDNRIVSKAAYICMAYDMSGHKDILGIWVGESEGAKFWLSVCNDLKNRGVKQILIACMDGLRGLPDAIKTVYPEVSIQTCIVHQIRNSLKYIASKDKKEFIKDLKLIYKATTEELALLELDNLKEKWGSKYGIVIDSWYNNWDNLSTFFEFSPEIRKMIYTTNALEGFNRQIRKFTKTRTVFPTDESLKKSLYLATMEIMEKWTSPRQNWALTLGQLTITFGNKIDEFLA, encoded by the coding sequence ATGAGAAATTTTGAAGTACCTGATTTTGATTACAAAGAAGAAGTTAAGAAATGCAAAAGTTTAGATGATGTTATGGGTAAAAACGGATTAATACAAAGAATGTTAAAAGACGTTATTCAAAATATATTGGAAGCAGAAATGGAAGATCATTTGGGAAGAGATAAATATGAAAGAAATTCTGAAAATAATAGTAAAAATTATCGCAATGGCTATAGTAAAAAGAATATACGCAGTAGCTTTGGAGATATAGATGTAGATATTCCAAGGGATAGAAATGCTGAATTCGAACCAAAAGTAATTAAAAAGTATGAAACTGTTTGCAATGAACTAGACAAAAAGGTTATTGGTCTTTATGCACGGGGTATGTCTACACGTGATATACAAGCGGAAATAGAAGACCTTTATGGGATTACTATATCACCATCAATGGTATCAAAAATCACTGATAAGGTAATTGGCGCAGCCACTGCGTGGCAAAACAGAACATTGGATAGAATTTATCCTATAGTATATATGGATGCTATGCATTTTAAAGTAAGAGATGACAATAGAATTGTTAGTAAAGCAGCATACATATGTATGGCATATGATATGAGTGGTCATAAAGATATTTTAGGTATTTGGGTTGGAGAATCCGAAGGAGCGAAGTTTTGGTTGTCAGTATGCAATGATTTGAAGAATAGAGGTGTTAAACAAATACTAATTGCATGTATGGATGGGCTTAGAGGTTTACCAGATGCTATAAAAACCGTTTATCCAGAAGTAAGTATACAAACATGTATAGTACATCAAATTAGAAATTCTCTGAAATACATAGCGTCAAAAGATAAGAAAGAATTCATTAAAGATTTAAAATTAATTTATAAAGCAACTACCGAAGAGCTAGCGCTCCTAGAACTTGATAATCTCAAGGAAAAATGGGGTTCTAAGTACGGTATAGTTATTGATTCTTGGTATAATAATTGGGATAATTTATCCACATTCTTCGAATTTTCACCTGAGATTAGAAAAATGATATATACTACAAATGCCCTAGAAGGATTTAATAGACAGATTAGAAAATTTACTAAAACCAGAACCGTATTTCCTACGGATGAATCCTTAAAAAAGTCATTATATCTAGCAACCATGGAGATAATGGAAAAATGGACTTCACCAAGACAAAATTGGGCTCTTACACTAGGTCAATTAACAATTACATTTGGTAATAAAATAGATGAATTTTTAGCATAA
- a CDS encoding alpha/beta hydrolase → MNNSKVEKVIFYSHVLGKEMAISVYLPECYNSLTPLPVLYFLHGRSGNENIMFQIDINTKADELIKSGEINPMIIVCPKIENSRGVNSSSICKNVPDPSNNNRLINLGMYEDYFIKEIVPLIDKTFNTIKDRKGRYIGGASAGGYIALHNTLRHQHMFSKVGGHMPALELKLEDEDKVYYKDMDSWEKYDPIYIARNNNISSDIDVYLDAGNNDEGRFYEGCSILHKILKDKGVNSENYIFAGNHSAEYIQSNIEKYLRFYGR, encoded by the coding sequence ATGAATAACTCAAAAGTAGAAAAAGTAATTTTTTATAGCCATGTACTTGGCAAAGAAATGGCAATATCAGTGTATTTACCTGAATGTTATAATAGTTTAACTCCTCTACCTGTATTATATTTTTTACATGGAAGAAGTGGAAATGAAAATATAATGTTTCAAATAGATATAAATACTAAAGCTGATGAACTAATAAAATCTGGCGAAATTAATCCCATGATAATCGTATGTCCAAAAATTGAAAACAGTCGTGGAGTAAATTCATCTTCAATCTGTAAAAATGTTCCTGATCCTAGTAATAATAACAGACTCATAAATTTAGGAATGTATGAAGATTATTTTATAAAAGAGATAGTACCTTTAATAGATAAAACTTTTAATACTATAAAAGATAGAAAAGGAAGATATATAGGAGGTGCATCTGCTGGTGGATATATAGCTCTTCACAATACACTTCGACATCAACATATGTTTTCAAAAGTTGGAGGCCATATGCCTGCTTTAGAACTAAAACTAGAAGATGAGGACAAGGTATATTATAAAGATATGGATTCATGGGAAAAATATGATCCAATATATATTGCAAGAAACAATAATATCTCTTCTGATATTGATGTATATCTTGATGCTGGAAATAATGACGAGGGTAGATTCTATGAAGGATGTTCAATTTTACATAAAATATTAAAAGACAAGGGTGTAAATTCTGAAAATTATATATTTGCTGGTAATCACAGTGCTGAATATATACAATCAAATATTGAAAAATATCTAAGGTTTTATGGACGTTAA
- a CDS encoding phospholipase C — protein MNKRKITTLICSLALAFTLFSTNKAYGWDGKADGTGTHALIVTQAVEMIKNDTIDNAPPSVQKNFEILQSYLKKLQHGSTYPDYDPTAYKLYQDHFWDPDTDHNFTQDNKWYLSYAINQTGESQLRKLFALAKDEWKKGNYENSVWLLGKGLHYFGDFTTPYHPANVTAVDSTGHVKFETYVEERKDKYKINTIGNEVNKDFYSDTLKNTNLDNWITDFSKFWAKKSKKEYYTHASMSHSWKEWDIGATNAMHNSQIGSAGIIYRFLNEVSGTIQNTEDSNVKEIMLVIKTSNEDKAGTDHTIYFGLETNQGKKYEWTLDNPGNDFEKNQEDTYRILLKNSKIDLKDISKTWIRKEKYGKIRDDWKPEYVKVIINSSVKYESNINKWFGNNKTFYINNK, from the coding sequence ATGAATAAACGTAAAATAACAACGTTAATTTGTAGTTTAGCATTAGCATTTACACTATTTTCAACTAATAAAGCCTATGGCTGGGATGGAAAAGCAGATGGAACAGGAACACATGCGTTAATTGTTACTCAAGCTGTAGAAATGATAAAAAATGATACAATAGATAATGCTCCACCTAGTGTTCAGAAGAATTTTGAGATTTTACAATCTTATCTAAAAAAACTACAACATGGTTCTACATATCCGGATTATGATCCAACAGCATATAAACTATATCAAGATCATTTTTGGGATCCTGACACAGATCACAATTTCACACAGGATAATAAATGGTATCTTTCTTATGCAATTAATCAAACAGGAGAATCTCAGTTAAGAAAATTATTTGCATTAGCTAAAGATGAATGGAAAAAAGGTAATTATGAAAATTCAGTTTGGCTCTTAGGTAAAGGTTTACATTATTTTGGAGACTTTACTACACCTTATCATCCAGCTAATGTTACTGCCGTAGATAGTACAGGCCATGTAAAATTTGAAACTTATGTTGAAGAAAGAAAAGATAAATATAAAATAAATACAATAGGAAATGAAGTTAATAAAGATTTTTACTCAGATACATTAAAAAATACTAATCTTGACAACTGGATAACAGATTTTTCTAAGTTCTGGGCTAAAAAATCTAAAAAAGAATACTACACTCATGCTAGTATGAGTCACAGTTGGAAAGAGTGGGATATTGGTGCTACTAATGCTATGCATAATTCTCAAATAGGTAGTGCTGGAATTATATATAGATTCCTTAATGAAGTTTCAGGAACAATACAAAATACTGAAGATTCTAATGTAAAAGAAATAATGCTTGTAATTAAAACATCCAATGAAGATAAGGCTGGAACAGATCATACTATTTATTTTGGATTAGAAACAAACCAAGGAAAAAAATATGAATGGACTCTTGATAATCCAGGAAATGACTTTGAAAAAAATCAAGAAGATACTTATAGAATACTTTTGAAAAATAGTAAAATTGATTTGAAAGATATATCAAAAACATGGATTAGAAAAGAAAAATACGGAAAAATTCGAGATGACTGGAAACCAGAATATGTAAAAGTTATAATAAACTCATCTGTTAAATATGAATCTAATATTAATAAATGGTTTGGAAATAATAAAACATTTTATATTAATAACAAATAG
- a CDS encoding AAA family ATPase has product MDIVDSIIKARNIKNIVLHANYERMEKYKTKVMKINDFYIRSIEIKTLGCLNGYIKQIASIRNFNKLEIETPITFFVGENGTGKSTLLEAIALNYGFNAEGGSLDYNFATNDSHSDLYKFVKLTKGIAKPKDGFFLRAESFYNLATYIDRLELENMNEYGGRSLHKQSHGESFLNLINNRFRGNGLYILDEPEVALSPQRQLALIAVIDDLLKDGSQFIIATHSPILLSMSNSSILSFDGDEIRKISYEDSQIYKITEMFINNRESILNKLCNNDI; this is encoded by the coding sequence TTGGATATTGTAGATTCAATTATTAAAGCAAGGAACATAAAGAATATAGTGTTACATGCAAATTATGAGAGAATGGAGAAATATAAGACAAAAGTGATGAAAATTAATGATTTTTATATAAGGAGTATAGAAATAAAGACTTTAGGGTGTTTAAATGGATATATAAAACAAATAGCTTCAATTAGAAATTTCAATAAATTAGAAATTGAAACACCTATAACCTTTTTCGTTGGAGAAAATGGAACAGGAAAATCTACTTTGTTGGAAGCTATAGCATTAAATTATGGGTTTAACGCTGAAGGGGGTAGCTTAGACTACAACTTTGCTACTAATGATAGTCATTCAGATTTATATAAGTTTGTAAAATTAACAAAAGGAATTGCTAAACCAAAAGATGGATTCTTCTTAAGAGCTGAAAGTTTTTATAATTTAGCTACTTACATTGATAGATTAGAGTTAGAGAATATGAACGAGTATGGGGGGAGATCTCTTCATAAGCAATCTCATGGTGAAAGTTTTTTAAATCTAATAAATAATAGATTTAGGGGCAATGGATTATACATTTTAGATGAACCAGAAGTGGCGTTATCACCACAAAGACAGTTAGCTTTAATAGCAGTAATAGACGATTTACTAAAAGATGGATCACAATTTATTATAGCAACTCATTCACCTATATTACTTAGTATGAGTAATTCTAGTATATTATCATTTGATGGAGATGAAATAAGAAAGATTAGCTATGAGGATTCACAAATATATAAAATTACGGAAATGTTTATTAATAATAGAGAATCTATATTAAATAAATTATGTAATAATGATATTTGA
- a CDS encoding lantibiotic protection ABC transporter ATP-binding protein has protein sequence MSEYFLETKNLTKKFKNQRAVDCINLKIKKGSIYGFLGPNGAGKSTTLKMITGLLYPTEGEIIINGSKWTRHCLKDIGVLIESPAFYGNLTARENLKVHTTLLNLPDKRIDEVLSIVNLKNTGNKKSSEFSLGMKQRLGIAIALLNSPKLLILDEPTNGLDPLGIQELRDLIKSLKNKGITIIFSSHILSEVSEVAEYIGIIYEGKLKYQEKIDKTQNLEKLFMDIVTI, from the coding sequence ATGAGCGAATACTTTTTAGAAACAAAGAATCTAACAAAGAAATTTAAAAACCAAAGGGCAGTAGACTGTATTAATTTAAAAATAAAGAAAGGAAGCATTTATGGGTTTTTAGGTCCCAATGGAGCTGGTAAATCAACAACTCTTAAAATGATTACAGGACTTTTGTATCCAACAGAGGGTGAGATAATTATTAACGGTAGTAAATGGACTAGACATTGCCTTAAGGACATAGGTGTACTTATAGAATCTCCAGCCTTTTATGGTAATTTAACTGCAAGGGAAAACTTAAAGGTTCATACAACTCTTTTAAATTTACCAGATAAGAGAATTGATGAAGTTTTAAGTATCGTAAACTTAAAAAATACAGGAAATAAAAAGTCCAGTGAATTTTCCCTTGGAATGAAACAACGTCTTGGAATTGCAATAGCACTTTTAAATTCCCCAAAACTTCTTATACTAGATGAGCCAACTAATGGACTTGATCCCCTTGGAATTCAAGAACTTAGAGACTTAATTAAATCCTTAAAAAATAAAGGAATAACAATTATTTTTTCAAGTCATATTTTATCAGAAGTCTCCGAGGTTGCTGAATATATTGGAATTATCTATGAGGGAAAACTAAAATATCAAGAAAAGATTGATAAAACTCAAAATCTTGAAAAACTTTTTATGGATATTGTAACCATATAA
- a CDS encoding lantibiotic immunity ABC transporter MutE/EpiE family permease subunit — MLRSEHLKYKRTFCRKLFFIVPMYVLLNLPFMNMYFFINTLNLWSCFIMPFMISLICALSVLREKRAGNYRTLKSKDINLKKMWISKILIVTYYEFLASIVFLSIMLLVKLIYKTSLIHPKELLIATFVIFITTLILIPICLFLAEIFGTFAPILITLIGAIAGTIFATKSTWYLCPFSIAPRLMCPIIKVHPSGIPLEIGSPLLNSSVISKGFIISITLFIILSVITSFWFSKRRN; from the coding sequence ATGTTAAGATCGGAACATTTAAAATATAAAAGGACTTTTTGCAGAAAACTTTTCTTTATTGTACCAATGTATGTATTACTTAATTTACCATTTATGAATATGTATTTCTTTATAAATACTCTGAATTTATGGAGCTGCTTCATTATGCCCTTTATGATAAGTCTTATATGTGCACTTTCAGTCCTTAGAGAAAAAAGAGCTGGAAATTATAGAACATTAAAATCTAAAGATATAAATTTAAAGAAAATGTGGATTAGCAAAATTTTAATTGTAACTTATTATGAATTTTTAGCTTCAATAGTATTTTTAAGTATTATGTTACTAGTAAAATTAATTTATAAAACAAGTCTAATTCATCCAAAAGAACTACTTATAGCTACCTTTGTGATTTTTATTACAACACTTATATTAATACCAATATGTCTATTTTTAGCTGAAATTTTTGGAACTTTTGCACCAATACTTATAACATTAATAGGTGCTATAGCAGGGACTATATTTGCAACAAAATCAACATGGTACTTATGTCCCTTTAGTATAGCCCCTAGACTTATGTGCCCAATTATAAAAGTACATCCTAGTGGAATACCTCTAGAGATTGGAAGTCCCCTACTAAATTCTTCAGTAATATCTAAGGGATTTATTATATCAATAACATTATTCATTATATTATCAGTAATCACGAGTTTCTGGTTTTCAAAGAGGAGGAACTAA
- a CDS encoding lantibiotic immunity ABC transporter MutG family permease subunit, with amino-acid sequence MNFLRSLKANFMKTKRTPFRYIVLLVPILFSLFFVSYISVYKRDFTFQLKVYEIYFGVVSCTLPLISAILIGLNIMGEESSGEFRGLLMTPISRSTIYLSKLFMIILVTIIDMFVSLFILLIGMKFLYPLGTIQYGIFLLGTILTILGCLFLYGLYLIISLKFGIGPTIAIGVGGTIIGALLQTGLGDIIWPFVPFAWSGRISTVPIYKLSNFIKYQHLENQSNIQEILNTTFKQYMCLGVPIAIISFIIICALGVLWFNKWEGRKAIN; translated from the coding sequence ATGAATTTTTTAAGATCCTTAAAAGCAAATTTTATGAAAACTAAAAGAACCCCCTTTAGATATATAGTTTTATTAGTTCCAATACTATTTTCATTATTCTTTGTATCCTATATATCAGTTTATAAAAGAGACTTTACTTTTCAGCTAAAAGTATATGAAATTTATTTTGGTGTAGTTAGTTGTACATTACCTTTAATTTCAGCCATTTTAATAGGTCTTAATATTATGGGTGAAGAATCTTCAGGAGAGTTTCGAGGATTACTTATGACTCCTATTTCACGAAGTACTATATATCTTAGTAAACTATTTATGATTATTCTAGTTACTATAATTGATATGTTTGTATCTTTATTTATCTTACTTATAGGTATGAAGTTTTTATACCCCCTTGGAACTATTCAGTACGGCATATTCTTACTTGGGACCATACTTACCATATTAGGCTGCTTATTTTTATATGGTTTATATCTAATTATAAGCTTAAAATTCGGAATAGGACCTACAATTGCAATTGGTGTTGGAGGAACCATAATAGGAGCTTTACTACAAACAGGACTTGGGGATATCATATGGCCATTTGTTCCCTTTGCTTGGTCAGGTAGAATTTCTACTGTACCTATATATAAACTTTCAAATTTTATAAAATACCAGCACCTTGAAAATCAAAGCAACATACAAGAAATTTTAAATACTACCTTTAAACAATATATGTGTTTAGGAGTTCCTATAGCTATTATTTCCTTTATAATAATATGTGCCCTTGGAGTACTATGGTTTAACAAATGGGAAGGAAGAAAAGCCATTAATTAA
- a CDS encoding response regulator transcription factor, whose amino-acid sequence MKNKILVIDDNEDICTTIKSYLENYDFNVKTVTSCRNALNILNEKFDLIILDIMMPEMDGIEFCSIIRKKVSCPILFVSAKILEEDKLQAFAIGGDDYITKPFSLKELKARIESHLRREERIKSKEVYILSSGNIILDAVAHDILCKGEKLKLTNKEYNMVKFLMLNKNIVFSKEKLLDNVWGMDSESYLETVTESIKNIRKKIKNIDKDNSYISTIYGQGYKWEVKHEK is encoded by the coding sequence ATGAAAAATAAAATATTGGTAATTGATGACAATGAAGATATTTGTACAACTATTAAAAGTTACTTAGAAAACTACGATTTTAATGTTAAAACAGTTACTAGTTGCAGAAATGCATTAAATATTCTAAATGAAAAGTTTGATTTAATTATCCTTGATATAATGATGCCTGAGATGGATGGTATAGAATTCTGTAGTATTATTAGAAAAAAAGTATCCTGTCCTATACTTTTTGTTAGTGCAAAAATTTTAGAGGAAGATAAACTTCAGGCTTTTGCTATAGGGGGAGATGATTATATAACTAAACCCTTTAGCCTAAAGGAATTAAAGGCACGAATAGAGAGTCATTTAAGACGGGAAGAGAGGATAAAAAGTAAAGAAGTTTATATTCTGAGTTCTGGAAATATAATATTAGATGCTGTAGCCCATGATATACTTTGCAAAGGAGAAAAGCTAAAACTCACTAACAAAGAATACAATATGGTAAAATTCTTGATGCTTAACAAAAATATAGTATTTTCAAAGGAAAAACTTCTTGATAATGTATGGGGTATGGATTCAGAGAGTTATCTTGAAACTGTAACTGAAAGTATTAAAAACATTAGAAAAAAGATAAAAAATATAGATAAGGATAATTCTTATATTAGTACTATTTATGGACAAGGATATAAGTGGGAAGTAAAACATGAAAAGTAA
- a CDS encoding sensor histidine kinase, which translates to MKSKTIKRDFYNLVLKVVIYTVISTIITYIILLLILCFKNKPTNYYVKYIDKVSIEIEKNGERILKGNIIDLKKYSTKLKGEVIDLKGNHLYGDNDIMYKKFNLINSINNEEYYKNYIYRYVPITYNNSIKAVYVIKAPFDFMLNNINSNKRIFIIYILALITPIIYFVLYLFLFTSKLYNNISENVNILLHGADKICSGDFDFYIDGTKGIEFRKIEKSFNTMIKVLKGNIDDLSKLDEERRMMVSSIAHDIRTPITVIKGQIEIIDDLKDCTNYNIDTNMSIINKNCDRMTTLTDNLALLYKVQGESFIIRHEKVNLEKILKDKELEIKTLGNKKNVKISFKMNLTKKEYILDTNLLFRVLDNILYNSLRFTNKGEIILKVHDDSENIYFKCSDTGCGFKQKDTTKLFEAFYQDEDYKDHFGLGLYIAQKIVNNFNGEIKAYNNTDNGATVEFYIKELENIKM; encoded by the coding sequence ATGAAAAGTAAAACTATAAAAAGAGATTTTTATAATTTGGTTTTAAAAGTAGTTATATACACAGTGATTTCAACAATAATTACTTATATAATACTCCTCTTAATACTATGTTTTAAAAATAAGCCAACTAATTATTATGTAAAATACATCGACAAGGTATCCATTGAGATTGAAAAAAATGGGGAGCGCATTTTAAAAGGAAATATAATAGATCTAAAAAAATATAGCACTAAACTTAAAGGGGAAGTTATAGACCTTAAAGGAAATCATCTCTATGGTGATAATGATATTATGTACAAGAAATTTAATCTTATAAATTCTATAAACAATGAAGAATACTACAAAAATTATATTTATAGATATGTACCTATAACTTATAATAACTCCATTAAGGCTGTCTATGTTATAAAAGCACCCTTTGACTTTATGCTAAACAATATTAATAGCAATAAGCGTATATTTATTATATATATATTAGCCCTTATAACACCTATAATATATTTTGTATTATACTTATTTCTATTTACATCAAAACTATATAATAATATTTCAGAGAATGTAAATATACTACTACATGGAGCTGATAAAATATGTAGTGGAGATTTTGATTTTTACATTGATGGCACAAAGGGAATTGAATTTAGAAAAATTGAAAAATCCTTTAATACAATGATAAAGGTTCTTAAAGGAAATATTGATGATTTATCTAAACTGGATGAAGAACGTAGAATGATGGTATCATCAATTGCCCATGATATTAGAACTCCAATTACGGTTATAAAAGGTCAGATTGAGATAATAGATGATCTTAAAGACTGCACCAACTATAATATTGATACTAACATGAGTATAATAAATAAAAACTGTGATAGAATGACTACTTTAACTGATAACTTAGCACTCCTCTACAAAGTACAAGGAGAATCTTTTATAATTAGACATGAAAAAGTTAACCTTGAGAAAATTCTTAAAGATAAGGAACTTGAAATTAAAACCCTTGGTAATAAGAAAAATGTAAAGATTTCATTTAAAATGAATTTAACCAAAAAAGAATATATTTTAGATACTAATCTTTTATTTAGAGTACTTGATAATATTCTATACAACAGTCTTAGATTTACAAATAAGGGCGAGATAATTCTTAAGGTACATGATGATTCTGAGAATATTTATTTTAAATGTAGCGATACCGGATGTGGATTTAAGCAAAAGGATACCACTAAGTTATTTGAAGCATTTTATCAAGATGAAGATTATAAAGATCATTTTGGACTAGGTCTTTATATTGCACAAAAAATCGTTAATAACTTTAATGGAGAAATTAAAGCATATAATAACACTGATAATGGCGCTACAGTAGAATTTTATATAAAAGAATTAGAAAATATAAAAATGTAG